The proteins below come from a single Garra rufa chromosome 3, GarRuf1.0, whole genome shotgun sequence genomic window:
- the LOC141331294 gene encoding uncharacterized protein translates to MEDIVKQLAEVSVRQQQCFELLTEQHGQIQGYLAELRLPAAQHIPLPDPRVTAARLLPKLTADDDIEAYLKMFESVARTEGWARGTWAALLAPLLSGEAQRAYFSLPASSQSNYNELKREILGRLGLSATTAAQRFHEWEFKARLPVRTQAADLMRLAEHWLLEDSPSPSQVAERVVVDRMLRALPRSMRQAAGMRGPKSIAELVEAVELADAAYHREAGERAPPFPRRVPQERRPPEGIPRPVRRPSSPRDEPMPTDPPSPPVKPWMAGCVVHRRTPRGAPMTTVKIQGRSCQALLDSGSAVSLARPGTLEPRPSPKAVMPITCVHGDTRQVFTNLLTFHKGRKAWTLEVGVLKDLPVPLLLGRDWPGLEAALAETTQPARPRRRLRRQPSRGSESPHSLLTTDSGREGESPARDTNLFHNVFQQVTGGGDFGRAQKEDDRLKHCWRQVRVLEGQDVLPAPHPLPHFVVQNGLLYCVAERRGEVKRLLVVPKEKTETVLELAHAHPMAGHLGAQNTVQRIRDRFHWPGLEAEVKRFCQACPACQRTSPRKPPPSPLIPLPIIGVPFERIGMDIVGPLPRSGRGHEHILVIVDYATRYPEAVPLRQANAKSIARELFLLCSRVGLPSEILTDQGTPFMSRLMADLCRLLKVRQIRTSVYHPQTDGLVERFNQTLKQMLRKVAAEDKKDWDLLLPYVLFGVREVPQASTGFTPFELLFGRQPRGLLDVAREAWEQQPAVYRTVVEHVQDMRSKIDRVMPLVREHLVKSQQAQQRLYNRAAQPREFHPGDKVMVLVPNVACKFLAQWQGPYTVEERVGPVNYRVRQPGRRQAVQLYHVNLLKKWVGDRDQVAALAVQEPAVVDANPNLSAAQKTELRHLVGQFQDVFSDTPGQTNVLSHDIHTPPGVVVRQRPYRVPEARRQAIEQEVQKMLKLGVIEPSRSPWSSPIVLVPKPDGTLRFCNDYRRLNEVSAFDSYPMPRVDELLERLGRARYITTLDLTKGYWQVPLSSEARPKTAFSTPSGHWQYRTLPFGLHGAPATFQRLMDVVLRPHQTYAAAYLDDVVIHSEAWEDHLERLRRVLSELRRAGLTANPRKCHLAYNEARYLGFTVGRGLIRPQENKVKAVLDTPRPTNKTQVRAFLGLAGYYRCFIPSFSSIAAPLTDLTRKGQPERVHWNDYAERAFTRIKEALTTEPVLRAPDFGCPFLLQTDASDTGLGAVLSQVQEGEEHPVMYISRKLSQAEKKYAAVEKEALAIKWAVLELKYYLLGRHFTLFTDHAPLQWMARAKDTNARVTRWFLSLQDFHFDVRHRAGTSNTNADGLSRSWAAYAGLSGVTSPPPPVSPFSSLLQNQDVAWGGECGGSPEEQSASPWQLIRNTCNCSTRTNRSRRDLLYKRAPKDRRVRSFSKELKRLPSLSIVPFTDSP, encoded by the coding sequence ATGGAGGACATTGTGAAACAGCTGGcagaggttagcgtccgccagcaacaGTGTTTTGAGCTTTTGACCGAACAACACGgccaaattcaaggttatttaGCAGAACTACGACTACCAGCCGCTCAACATATTCCCCTACCTGATCCCCGCGTCACTGCTGCTCGGCTTTTACCCAAGCTaaccgcagatgatgatattgaggcttacctcaaaatgtttgagtcAGTCGCTCGTACAGAGGGCTGGGCTAGAGGTACTTGGGCTGCGTTACTGGCACCGTTGCTTTCGGGGGAAGCTCAGCGTGCTTACTTTTCATTACCTGCGTCTTCTCAAAGTAATTATAATGAACTGAAAAGAGAAATTTTAGGCCGCTTAGGGCTATCAGCGACCACTGCCGCCCAGCGCTTCCATGAGTGGGAATTCAAAGCGCGGTTGCCAGTACGCACCCAAGCcgccgatctgatgcggttagccgaACACTGGCTGCTAGAGGACTCGCCATCCCCCTCCCAAGTCGCCGAGCGGGTAGTGGTTGACCGGATGCTGAGAGCGCTCCCGCGCTCGATGAGGCAGGCTGCCGGCATGCGGGGCCCAAAGTCCATCGCAGAGCTCGTCGAGGCGGTCGAACTGGCGGACGCAGCCTATCAtcgggaggccggggagcgagcgccgccttttccccggagggtgcCCCAGGAGCGACGGCCGCCAGAGGGCATCCCACGACCAGTGCGCAGACCGTCCAGCCCCCGCGACGAACCGATGCCCACGGACCCACCGTCTCCGCCTGTGAAGCCTTGGATGGCGGGCTGTGTGGTTCACCGCAGGACCCCCCGTGGAGCCCCGATGACCACGGTGAAAATTCAAGGCCGCTCCTGTCAAGCTTTACTGGACTCAGGAAGTGCCGTGTCCCTAGCAAGGCCCGGCACGCTGGAACCCCGGCCTAGTCCCAAAGCTGTAATGCCCATTACTTGTGTCCACGGAGATACCCGCcaggtatttactaatcttctcaCCTTCCACAAAGGTCGTAAAGCCTGGACTCTGGAAGTTGGCGTCCTCAAGGACCTACCTGTGCCGCTGCTACTGGGACGGgactggccggggttggaggcCGCCCTAGCCGAAACCACACAGCCCGCCCGTCCACGCCGACGCCTACGTCGCCAGCCGTCGCGGGGGTCTGAGAGCCCACACAGCCTGCTGACAACCGAcagtgggagagagggtgagtcCCCCGCCCGTGATACTAACCTTTTCCATAATGTTTTCCAGCAGGTTACGGGTGGGGGAGACTTTGGAAGAGCCCAGAAGGAAGACGACAGGCTGAAACACTGCTGGCGGCAAGTACGCGTCCTTGAAGGCCAGGACGTCCTTCCGGCCCCTCACCCTCTCCCACACTTCGTCGTGCAAAACGGTCTGCTGTACTGTGTCGCGGAGCGGCGGGGGGAGGTAAAACGTCTTCTCGTTGTCCCCAAGGAGAAAACGGAGACAGTCCTGGAGCTGGCGCATGCTCACCCCATGGCTGGACACCTGGGCGCCCAGAATACCGTGCAACGTATCCGTGATAGATTCCACTGGCCGGGACTCGAAGCAGAGGTCAAGAGGTTCTGCCAGGCCTGCCCAGCATGCCAACGGACATCCCCAcggaaacctccccccagcccacTCATCCCTTTACCCATCATTggggtgccctttgagcggatcgggatggacatcgtagggccgttgccgaggtctggccggggccacgagcacatcctcgtcattgtagactacgccacccggtatccagaGGCCGTTCCGCTACGCCAAGCCAACGCGAAATCCATCGCCCGGGAACTGTTCCTGCTGTGTAGCCGGGTGGGGCTaccgtcggagatactgaccgaccagggaacgcccttcatgtcccggctaatggctgacctctgccggctgctgaaggtacgACAAATCCGCACATCAGTCTACCAccctcagaccgacgggctcgtcgagaggttcaaTCAGACCCTGAAGCAGATGTTGCGGAAGGTAGCTGCTGAGGACAAGAAAGATTGGGACCTCCTCCTCCCCTATGTGCTGTTCGGAGTCCGAGAAGTTCCCCAGGCATCCACGGGGTTCACCCCATTTGAGCTCCTCTTTGGACGACAACCCCGCGGCCTCCTCGACGTGgcccgagaggcctgggagcagcagccggcagtctacCGGACCGTCGTTGAGCATGTGCAAGATATGAGGAGTAAAATCGACCgcgtcatgccattagtccgggaacatctGGTGAAGTCCCAGCAAGCCCAGCAACGTCTGtacaaccgggcggcccaaccgcgggagttccacCCAGGTGACAaggtgatggtcttggtccccaaCGTAGCCTGCAAGTTCCTGGCACAGTGGCAAGGACCCTATACAGTGGAGGAACGAGTCGGCCCGGTGAACTACAGGGTAAGACAGCCCGGCCGAAGGCAGGCTGTACAACTATATCATGTCAATTTGCTGAAGAAATGGGTCGGGGACCGAGACCAAGTGGCCGCCCTAGCCGTCCAAGAGCCCGCGGTTGTGGACGCCAACCCTAACCTCTCGGCCGcccagaagacggagctgcggcacctggtcggtcagttccaagacgtcttctccgacacccccggccagactaacGTCCTCTCCCATGACATCCACACTCCTCCAGGCGTcgtcgtccggcaacggccctatcgagtcccagaggcccgccggcaggctatagagcaGGAGGTCCAAAAAATGCTCAAACTGGGGGTAATTGAGCCATCCCGGAGCCCTTGGTCCAGCCCGATCGTCCTCGTCCCGAAGCCAGACGGCACCCTGCGCTTCTGTAATGACTACCGGCGCCTCAATGAAGTCTCTGCcttcgacagctaccccatgccccgagtggacGAACTCCTAgagcgcctgggaagggcccggtatATCACAACACTCGACCTGACAAAGGGCTATTGGCAAGTCCCCCTTTCTTCCGAAGCCCGACCAAAAACAGCCTTCTCCACTCCGTCTGGCCACTGGCAataccggacccttcccttcggcttGCACGGGGCACCCGCAACATTTCAACGCCTCATGGATGTCGTCCTTCGCCCCCATCAGACATACGCGGCGGCGTACCTTGACGACGTagtcatccactcggaggcatgggaggaccaccTGGAGCGGCTCCGCAGGGTGCTGTCTGAGCTCCGTCGGGCTGGactgaccgccaacccccgcaagtgtCACCTAGCCTACAACGAAGCACGCTACCTGGGGTTCACGGTCGGGAGAGGACTCATACGACCACAGGAAAACAAAGTAAAGGCCGTCCTGGACACCCCCCGGCCCACCAACAAGacccaggtacgtgccttcttggggttggcgggctATTACCGGTGTTTTATCCCCAGTTTCTCCTCTATAGCTGCCCCCCTGacggacctgaccaggaagggacagccagaaCGGGTCCACTGGAATGATTACGCGGAGCGGGCCTTTACACGCATTAAGGAAGCCTTGACCACGGAACCCGTCCTGAGAGCTCCAGACTTCGGCTGTCCCTTCTTGCTCCAGACGGATGCCTCTGACACGGGGTTGGGagccgtgctctcccaggtccaggagggagaaGAGCATCCTGTCATGTACATCAGCCGTAAGCTGTCCCAGGCCGAGAAGAAATACGCGGCCGTGGAAAAGGAAGccctcgccatcaagtgggcagtcctggagctaaaATATTACTTACTGGGTCGACATTTTACTCTCTTTACAGATCACGCccccctacagtggatggcccgagCAAAAGACACGAACGCCAGAGTCACAAGGTGGTTCCtttcgctccaggacttccacttcgatgtgcgccaccgagCCGGCACCAGCAACACCAACGCAGACGGgctctctcggtcctgggcagcatacgcaggtctgtcaggggtcacttcCCCCCCACCCCCAGTCTCCCCCTTTTCTTCTCTCCTCCAgaaccaggacgtcgcttgggggggggagtgtggcgggagtcccgaggaacaatcagcgtcgccctggcaactcatcaGGAACACCTGCAACTGCTCAACACGGACCAATCGATCACGGCGAGATCTCCTTTATAAACGAGCCCCAAAGGACAGAAGGGTGAGAAGCTTCTCCAAAGAGCTAAAACGCTTACCGTCTCTCTCTATCGTTCCTTTCACAGACTCGCCGTGA